One genomic region from Athalia rosae chromosome 3, iyAthRosa1.1, whole genome shotgun sequence encodes:
- the LOC112694978 gene encoding uncharacterized protein LOC112694978 has product MQYALGLWDFFGNVEGREMEWTRDKTLELLHSYQQRRVLWDWSARGYRDRNRRRRAIQELAEILQCNTLEIEKKITNLKCQYSREVHKIQNSRNVATGPEDIYVSKWFAFEAMQFLQFGTRRYSKRKKKVDQLLLMEEEEYIVSDIDPESIAFRYCNDGTNGSATGSVTNVSLVKDAEEPLTSSRIKIEERLGGLSKMDERSLDRDVDEAEAEARAENEATHWRFREEFVKFGESIADQLARVPDPYSRSVAKLRINQILFEAEIGVYAQTGS; this is encoded by the exons ATGCAGTACGCTCTAGGCCTCTGGGATTTCTTTGGGAACGTAGAAGGTCGCGAAATGGAATGGACGAGGGACAAGACCTTGGAACTCCTGCATTCTTATCAACAGAGGAGAGTCCTTTGGGATTGGAGCGCCAGGGGATATCGCGATAGGAACAGGAGGCGGCGAGCTATACAGGAGCTCGCCGAAATTTTGCAATGCAACACGCTAGagatagagaagaaaataacgaatttGAAGTGTCAGTATTCCCGCGAAGTCCACAAGATTCAAAACAGTCGTAACGTCGCCACCGGACCCGAGGATATCTACGTCTCCAAGTGGTTCGCTTTCGAGGCCATGCAGTTTCTGCAATTCGGTACGCGACGGTACAGCAAACGGAAAAAG AAGGTCGATCAGCTGCTGCTGATGGAAGAAGAGGAGTACATAGTGAGCGATATCGATCCCGAAAGCATAGCATTCCGCTATTGTAACGACGGTACGAATGGATCGGCAACTGGTTCTGTGACGAACGTGTCGCTCGTTAAGGACGCCGAGGAGCCCCTCACATCGAGTAGGATAAAAATTGAGGAGAGGCTCGGCGGGCTTTCCAAAATGGACGAGAGGTCCTTGGACAGGGACGTCGAcgaggcggaggcggaggcgaGAGCCGAAAACGAAGCGACGCATTGGCGATTTCGGGAAGAATTCGTCAAGTTTGGAGAGAGCATCGCCGATCAGTTGGCACGGGTACCCGATCCCTATTCCAGATCCGTTGCAAAACTGAGGATCAATCAGATCCTGTTCGAAGCCGAGATCGGTGTTTACGC